Within the Paenibacillus sp. AN1007 genome, the region GCGTTAATCAGAAAGAAATGGCAGGATACGTGTTCAAAGACCAGCCCACTACCGCACGCATCATCGATTTGCTGGAGAAGAAAGGCTGGGTCGAACGCCGAACAAGCGAACAGGACCGGAGAGCATATCTGCTGTACCCTACCAAAGAAGGTAGAGCATTAATCGATGTGCTTGTTCCAATCGAAAGAGAAATGAATAAAAAACTTGCTGAAGGTATACCGGAAGACCAGATGGAAGCATTTAAGCATACTCTTTCCCTCATTAATCACAATCTGTAACGATCAAAACTCAGGGGGAATGTATCACCATGAAAGAACAATCTGTACCTGTCCGATTATGGACGACCGATTTCATTTTGCTCATGTTATGTAACTTTTTGCTGTTTCTGCAGCTGCACATGATCGTTTCGCCACTGCCTTCCTATGTACAGGATCGATTTCAGGCCAATGCATTTCAAGTCAGCCTGTTCACTTGTCTGTTTGCCTTAAGTGCTATTGCAGCACGGCTGTACTCTGCGAAAGCGCTGGAGAAGGGTCTGCGTAATGCGATGATCTATATCGGCTTGTCCGTAGCCCTGCTCGCCACGCTCGGCTATTATTTTGCTGCGGGCATTGCTGTGCTGCTGCTGCTCCGAATGGTATTTGGAGTTGGTTTTGGGATGAGCAGCACCGCTTTTCCAACAATGGCCTCCGATATTGTACCCGTAAAACGAATGGGAGAAGGCATGGGTTACTTTGGACTGTCTACAAGTCTGGCCATGTCTATGGGTCCTATTATTGGTGTAACACTGCTGCAGGGAGCCGGATTTGTCACTCTGATGCTCTGTACTGCTGGTGTGATCGCCGTGATCTATCCGCTCAGTTACAGTTTGACGCGCAGAAAGACGGCCCGCACTTCCAAGGGTGCCGCAAATGCTGCAAATCAGCCATTGCACCAAAGCGCGGGGATGACTGCATCTGTGTCGGGAGCCAATACCGGCTCCACGGTGAAAACACCATTTAACCGCAAGCTGATCCTGCCTAGTATACTTAACGGTTTACTGTCCATCACCTATGGTGGATTGGTCGGGTTTATCGTTTTGTTCGGCAAGGAAGCACATTTGGCGAATCCAGCGCTGTTTTTCCTGTTTAACGCCTTGGCGGTTCTATTGGTTAGACCGTTTGCAGGCCGGATTTACGACAGTAAAGGACCCAAAGCCTTGTTGATCCCAGGCGCAGTATGTATCGCACTCGGACTTATTATGCTGTCATGGGCGACAACGATGCCCATTCTGTTTGCTGCTGCTTTTGTGTACGGTATCGGTTATGGCTCCATGCAGTCTTCACTGCAGACCTGGATGATTCAGGTCGTCTCGCCTGCCCAGCGTGGGATGGCAAACGGAATGTTTCTGAACACACTTGATCTCGGCATTGCGACAGGGGCCCTTCTGCTCGGTTCCATCGCATCCCTGACCAGTTATACCGAAATGTATCGGTACTCCGTCCTATTTATGGTCCTTTTTCTGCTGATCTATCTGATCCAAGGCAAGCGAAGCGGCAGCTTCCAAATCGAAACGCATCCGCTGCTGGCTCATACCCATATTCCTGCGGCACAGGATGCTGCTTCAAAGGATTCAATGGATACGGAATCTGAACCGGA harbors:
- a CDS encoding MFS transporter; this translates as MKEQSVPVRLWTTDFILLMLCNFLLFLQLHMIVSPLPSYVQDRFQANAFQVSLFTCLFALSAIAARLYSAKALEKGLRNAMIYIGLSVALLATLGYYFAAGIAVLLLLRMVFGVGFGMSSTAFPTMASDIVPVKRMGEGMGYFGLSTSLAMSMGPIIGVTLLQGAGFVTLMLCTAGVIAVIYPLSYSLTRRKTARTSKGAANAANQPLHQSAGMTASVSGANTGSTVKTPFNRKLILPSILNGLLSITYGGLVGFIVLFGKEAHLANPALFFLFNALAVLLVRPFAGRIYDSKGPKALLIPGAVCIALGLIMLSWATTMPILFAAAFVYGIGYGSMQSSLQTWMIQVVSPAQRGMANGMFLNTLDLGIATGALLLGSIASLTSYTEMYRYSVLFMVLFLLIYLIQGKRSGSFQIETHPLLAHTHIPAAQDAASKDSMDTESEPEKK
- a CDS encoding MarR family transcriptional regulator; this translates as MDYDLEQSVGFMLGLTHRKTAALLAAQFKPYDITTEQFSVLFNVVRKEGVNQKEMAGYVFKDQPTTARIIDLLEKKGWVERRTSEQDRRAYLLYPTKEGRALIDVLVPIEREMNKKLAEGIPEDQMEAFKHTLSLINHNL